One window from the genome of Nitrospira defluvii encodes:
- a CDS encoding NAD(P)H-dependent oxidoreductase, translating to MGKRIAMIQGHPDGQTRHFCHALADEYAKGCEDGGHEVRRIEVARLEFPLLRTKEEFEHGVPSDSIKQAQDAIRWADHLVIVYPLWLGSMPALLKAFFEQVFRPGVAFEYQARGQMARKLFTGKSARIVVTMGMPALVYRWFFFAHSLKSVQRNILGFCGIGPTRTTLVGGIEGLNERQRATWLDRLRALGDAGR from the coding sequence ATGGGGAAGCGCATTGCGATGATTCAGGGGCATCCTGATGGGCAGACTCGCCATTTTTGCCATGCTCTGGCGGATGAGTATGCCAAGGGCTGTGAGGATGGCGGGCATGAGGTGAGGCGGATCGAGGTCGCCCGGCTGGAGTTTCCTCTGTTGCGGACGAAAGAGGAGTTTGAGCATGGCGTCCCGTCCGATTCGATCAAGCAGGCGCAGGATGCCATTCGATGGGCGGACCATCTGGTCATTGTCTACCCACTCTGGCTGGGATCGATGCCGGCCCTCTTAAAAGCGTTTTTTGAACAGGTGTTTCGCCCTGGTGTCGCCTTCGAATATCAAGCACGCGGGCAGATGGCCAGGAAGCTCTTCACGGGAAAGTCGGCGCGTATCGTGGTGACGATGGGTATGCCGGCGTTGGTGTACCGGTGGTTCTTCTTCGCCCACAGTCTCAAGAGTGTTCAGCGCAACATACTTGGCTTCTGCGGTATCGGGCCCACGCGGACGACCCTGGTCGGCGGGATAGAGGGGCTGAATGAGCGGCAACGCGCCACCTGGCTGGATCGGCTCCGTGCCTTAGGAGATGCGGGACGATGA
- a CDS encoding DUF2238 domain-containing protein, translating to MHVVESVQSRSEADRRRIALGLFLAYGLFWSLLAVAPVSRQDWLLENLLAVGLVTTLVFTYRRFPFSLTSYALIAAFMVLHAIGAHYTYSEVPFGFWLKDVLALSRNPFDRLVHFAYGLLLAYPLRELLVRLAGLRGGWSYFLPVSGVLAQSGFFEVVEAIVAMIVSPELGSMYLGTQGDEWDAQKDMAAAFGGAVLAMALTVWLERNRTLDSA from the coding sequence ATGCATGTTGTAGAGAGCGTGCAGAGTAGAAGCGAGGCGGACCGCCGTCGCATCGCGTTAGGCCTGTTTCTGGCCTATGGGTTGTTCTGGTCTCTGTTGGCAGTGGCGCCGGTCAGTCGCCAAGATTGGTTGCTCGAAAATCTGCTGGCCGTTGGGCTGGTCACGACTCTGGTATTCACCTATCGGCGGTTCCCGTTTTCCCTCACGTCCTACGCCCTCATTGCGGCATTTATGGTGCTGCACGCGATCGGCGCCCATTACACGTACTCAGAGGTTCCTTTCGGGTTTTGGCTCAAGGATGTGTTGGCATTGAGCCGGAATCCCTTCGACCGGCTCGTCCATTTTGCCTATGGTTTGCTGCTGGCCTATCCGTTGCGCGAGTTGCTCGTACGCTTGGCCGGATTGCGTGGAGGATGGTCCTATTTTTTGCCGGTCAGCGGCGTGCTGGCGCAGAGCGGATTTTTCGAAGTGGTTGAAGCGATCGTGGCCATGATCGTCAGTCCGGAGTTGGGCAGTATGTATCTCGGCACGCAAGGCGACGAATGGGATGCGCAGAAGGATATGGCGGCGGCCTTCGGGGGGGCGGTGCTGGCCATGGCGCTCACGGTGTGGTTGGAGAGGAATCGGACCCTCGACTCCGCATAG
- a CDS encoding DUF2238 domain-containing protein, with product MSRNKLVSIGLLLWYLAVSVWMAQAPVDPQFWLIASILPAAFVVLLIATHRFLPLSHTSYALITAFLTLHTIGVHYTYAEVPIGLWLDQVLHLGRNHFDRVVHFSFGFLLAYPMEELFRLSASIRGWVVYYLPVMTVLGLSGLWEIIESWVARAVHPELGVTYLGSQGDVWDAQKDMAAALYGALLSMTLLLVVRALRGAETALESEAAFSE from the coding sequence GTGAGTCGGAATAAACTGGTTTCGATCGGACTGCTCTTGTGGTATCTGGCGGTGTCGGTGTGGATGGCCCAAGCCCCGGTCGATCCCCAGTTCTGGTTGATTGCGAGTATTTTGCCGGCCGCCTTCGTCGTCCTCCTGATCGCGACGCATCGGTTCCTGCCGCTGTCGCATACTTCGTATGCGCTGATTACGGCGTTTCTCACGTTGCACACGATCGGGGTACATTACACCTATGCGGAGGTGCCGATTGGTCTCTGGTTGGATCAAGTCCTGCACCTCGGGCGCAACCATTTTGATCGGGTGGTGCATTTCAGTTTCGGCTTTCTGCTGGCCTATCCCATGGAAGAGTTGTTTCGCTTGAGTGCGAGCATCCGAGGATGGGTGGTGTATTACCTTCCCGTGATGACGGTTCTGGGATTGAGCGGACTCTGGGAAATCATCGAGTCGTGGGTGGCTCGTGCCGTGCACCCCGAATTGGGGGTGACCTACCTCGGTTCGCAAGGCGATGTCTGGGACGCACAGAAGGATATGGCCGCGGCGCTTTATGGCGCGTTGCTGTCGATGACGCTGTTGCTGGTCGTGCGTGCGTTGCGTGGAGCAGAGACCGCGCTGGAGTCAGAGGCGGCGTTCTCGGAATAA
- a CDS encoding ATP-binding cassette domain-containing protein, translated as MPTPLLDIRGLTCEVAHHRILDRLDLTVQAGEIHALLGANGSGKTTLAYLLMGCDGYQASAGQVLFQGADLLALPMHERARLGLTLAWQEPARFEGITVREYVSLGNRRQDPEPALERVGLDPERYLTRRVDKGLSGGERHRIELASVLSMKPTLAILDEPAAGIDMLSITHIVDVIRTLKETGGSVLLITHQEEVALTADRASQLCAGRIVFSGSPRDTVDHFRGRSCVRCDGEVCGYVRP; from the coding sequence ATGCCGACTCCATTGCTAGACATTCGCGGCCTCACCTGTGAGGTCGCTCACCACCGGATTCTCGATCGACTCGATCTCACCGTGCAGGCCGGTGAAATCCATGCCCTGCTTGGAGCCAACGGTTCCGGCAAGACCACCCTGGCTTATCTCCTCATGGGATGCGACGGCTACCAGGCGAGCGCCGGGCAGGTTCTCTTTCAGGGCGCGGATCTTCTTGCGCTCCCCATGCACGAACGGGCCAGGCTGGGCCTCACGCTCGCCTGGCAGGAACCGGCACGATTCGAAGGCATCACGGTTCGTGAATACGTGAGTCTGGGCAACCGGCGGCAGGATCCGGAACCGGCCTTGGAACGGGTTGGCCTGGACCCGGAGCGCTATCTGACCCGCCGAGTCGACAAGGGACTCAGCGGCGGTGAACGTCACCGGATCGAACTCGCCTCTGTCCTTTCGATGAAACCAACCTTGGCTATCCTCGATGAACCGGCAGCAGGCATCGATATGCTCTCGATCACGCACATCGTCGACGTCATCCGCACGCTCAAGGAGACAGGGGGATCGGTCTTACTGATCACACACCAGGAAGAGGTCGCACTGACCGCCGATCGCGCCTCCCAACTCTGCGCCGGGCGCATCGTCTTTTCCGGCAGCCCTCGGGACACCGTCGATCATTTTCGTGGGCGAAGCTGTGTTCGGTGCGACGGGGAGGTCTGTGGCTATGTCCGACCTTGA
- a CDS encoding SufB/SufD family protein — MSDLETLRHALPMVGAEPSILDDTGIAHVVAQGHHILSRRTVPGLRVELEETPDALIGQLIVEAGITIAQPIHMCFGLTHPTGVQQITIDVQLQEGAQARVLSHCLFPVAQAAQHRMQAVMTIGPGASLTYTEGHYHGLHGGMQVLPHATITVGKGARYFSDFSLLSGSVGHLDIDYRVDVEEDGLAELNAKILAHKTDRITLKEAVVLRGERARSLIRSRVVLEDEARAEITGITEAHAAGARGHVDCMEVVQGRAQASAIPIVKVCHPSAKVTHEAAIGSVDKQALETLMARGLSPEQAVELIVSGILR; from the coding sequence ATGTCCGACCTTGAGACCCTCAGGCACGCATTGCCGATGGTGGGCGCCGAGCCGTCGATCCTGGACGATACGGGCATCGCCCACGTCGTCGCGCAAGGACATCACATCCTCAGCCGTCGGACGGTCCCGGGCCTGCGCGTTGAACTGGAGGAAACCCCGGACGCCCTTATCGGGCAACTCATCGTTGAAGCGGGCATCACCATCGCTCAGCCGATTCACATGTGCTTCGGCCTGACTCACCCCACGGGGGTGCAGCAAATCACCATCGACGTGCAGCTGCAGGAAGGGGCGCAGGCGCGAGTCCTGTCCCATTGCCTCTTCCCCGTCGCCCAAGCAGCCCAACATCGCATGCAGGCCGTGATGACGATCGGTCCCGGCGCGTCGCTGACCTATACCGAAGGCCACTACCATGGCCTGCACGGGGGCATGCAGGTCCTGCCCCATGCCACGATCACGGTCGGCAAGGGCGCTCGCTATTTCTCCGATTTCTCCCTGCTCTCGGGCTCAGTGGGCCACCTCGACATCGACTATCGCGTCGACGTGGAGGAGGACGGTCTCGCCGAGCTCAACGCGAAGATCCTTGCGCACAAGACCGATCGCATTACGCTGAAAGAAGCGGTCGTTCTCCGAGGCGAACGGGCGCGCAGCCTGATTCGGAGCAGAGTCGTCCTGGAAGACGAGGCGCGCGCGGAAATCACCGGCATCACCGAAGCCCATGCGGCAGGCGCACGCGGCCACGTGGACTGTATGGAAGTCGTGCAAGGGCGGGCTCAGGCGAGCGCAATCCCGATCGTGAAGGTGTGTCACCCGAGCGCCAAGGTCACGCACGAAGCGGCCATTGGCAGCGTGGACAAACAGGCGTTGGAAACGCTCATGGCCAGAGGATTGAGCCCCGAGCAGGCGGTTGAACTGATCGTGAGCGGGATACTTCGGTAG
- a CDS encoding polysaccharide deacetylase family protein translates to MKLVVTVDVEEDQWGITPIRYATVNNVYRLPILQRVFGEFGIVPTYLLTYPVVRDGRAAAILRGMSDAGECEIGAHCHPWNTPPHGEGVTKFNSMLNNLPPDLQFEKLHCLHEAIQHTFDATPVAFRSGRWGFDPAVATNLLRLGYRIDTSVTPFTSWDQESGPDFSHIFPHPYTFAQESSNVSGLSDVLTEIPVSIGYLHGEFPACANLVRWLKESPLHRFKVCGLLSKLRVVRKVWLSPEMETPARMIRLVRQMRRQGYEVLNLVFHSSALMGGCGPFVRNRVDEQVFLLKLESLLGCVRNEGIVFSSLSEAARSIPASSSAWKLRTNSPVMMRSCRAGSS, encoded by the coding sequence ATGAAGTTGGTGGTGACGGTCGATGTGGAGGAGGATCAATGGGGCATCACGCCGATTCGCTATGCGACGGTCAACAACGTGTACCGCCTTCCCATTCTGCAAAGAGTGTTCGGCGAATTCGGGATCGTGCCGACCTACCTCCTGACCTATCCTGTCGTCAGGGATGGGCGCGCGGCAGCCATCCTGAGAGGCATGTCGGACGCCGGCGAATGTGAGATCGGGGCGCATTGCCATCCATGGAATACGCCACCGCATGGGGAGGGGGTGACGAAGTTCAATAGTATGCTCAATAACTTGCCGCCGGATCTGCAGTTTGAAAAGCTGCACTGTTTGCACGAAGCCATTCAACATACATTCGACGCGACGCCCGTCGCATTTCGGAGCGGACGTTGGGGGTTCGATCCGGCAGTCGCCACGAACCTTCTCCGGCTTGGCTATCGCATTGACACATCCGTCACGCCCTTTACATCCTGGGATCAGGAGTCCGGTCCCGATTTCTCGCATATCTTTCCTCATCCCTATACGTTTGCGCAAGAGTCTTCCAATGTGTCGGGCTTGAGCGATGTACTTACGGAAATCCCGGTGAGCATCGGGTACCTCCACGGCGAGTTTCCAGCCTGCGCGAACTTAGTGAGATGGCTCAAGGAGAGCCCGCTTCACAGGTTCAAGGTATGCGGGCTGCTCTCAAAATTGCGTGTGGTTCGAAAAGTGTGGCTCTCGCCGGAAATGGAAACTCCGGCCAGGATGATTCGACTCGTGCGGCAGATGAGGCGGCAAGGGTATGAAGTCCTGAATCTTGTGTTTCATTCCTCTGCACTCATGGGAGGCTGTGGGCCGTTCGTGCGCAACAGGGTTGATGAGCAAGTCTTCCTGCTAAAGTTGGAGAGTCTGCTGGGTTGTGTCCGCAATGAAGGCATTGTGTTTTCTTCTCTCAGCGAAGCCGCGCGATCCATACCCGCAAGTTCCAGTGCTTGGAAGTTGCGGACGAATTCGCCTGTCATGATGAGATCATGCCGCGCTGGTTCTTCGTAG
- a CDS encoding GNAT family N-acetyltransferase has translation MTTSAALTVRVVTSLEEFKGLACEWERLLRTVPGHSFFVTWEWLYYWAKHYLRGNQLKILFVFDDRKRLIGIAPFYLRMTSVYGLISVRELRLLGSETVCSSYLDFIVNEQHKPAVLRGLYEYLFGEARKTWDVLTLSELAAESSTLDLWNELFDEAGKVGEVVGTSCCPVIRLPGDVDTYHAGLGRNRRYTLQRKTKCLQRAGRMEYARITSPREIDAAFESLVSLHQRRWGTRANGGVFADDVSRRFHREVVQVLSERGRVSLDLLTLDGRPIAAIYGFVYGETYYFYLPGFDPTAVPKASPGLLLLHHRIEQAIREGMTTVDLLQGAQPYKLEWSTGRQSLVTVRYYNRHARAVALKLGEGVKQAIKILVR, from the coding sequence ATGACGACGAGTGCCGCATTGACAGTTCGGGTCGTGACATCTCTGGAGGAATTTAAGGGGTTGGCTTGTGAATGGGAGCGATTGCTCCGTACCGTGCCGGGACATAGCTTCTTTGTCACCTGGGAATGGCTGTACTACTGGGCGAAACATTATCTGAGAGGCAATCAGCTCAAGATTCTATTCGTGTTCGACGACCGCAAGCGGCTGATCGGAATCGCGCCGTTTTATCTGCGTATGACGAGCGTCTACGGTCTGATCTCGGTCCGTGAACTGCGACTCTTGGGTAGTGAAACGGTCTGTTCGTCCTACCTCGATTTCATTGTGAACGAGCAGCACAAGCCGGCCGTGCTCAGGGGACTCTATGAGTATCTCTTCGGCGAGGCCCGTAAAACGTGGGATGTGCTCACGCTGTCTGAGCTGGCGGCCGAGTCTTCTACTCTTGATCTGTGGAACGAATTATTCGACGAAGCAGGCAAGGTCGGAGAGGTGGTGGGCACGAGCTGCTGTCCGGTGATTCGGCTGCCGGGCGACGTCGATACCTATCACGCCGGCCTGGGCCGAAACAGACGGTACACGTTGCAACGAAAGACGAAGTGCCTTCAACGTGCGGGACGCATGGAGTATGCGCGCATCACGAGTCCTCGTGAGATCGATGCTGCCTTTGAATCCTTGGTGTCCCTCCACCAGCGGCGATGGGGCACGCGTGCGAATGGAGGGGTGTTTGCCGATGACGTGTCCCGACGATTTCACCGAGAGGTTGTACAGGTCCTGAGCGAACGGGGTCGTGTCAGCCTCGATCTGCTGACACTGGACGGACGACCGATCGCGGCCATTTACGGGTTTGTCTATGGGGAGACCTACTACTTTTATCTGCCTGGATTCGATCCGACAGCCGTCCCCAAGGCGAGCCCCGGTCTGCTCCTGCTGCATCACCGCATTGAGCAGGCTATCCGCGAGGGCATGACGACCGTCGATCTGTTACAGGGGGCACAACCGTACAAGTTGGAATGGTCCACCGGTCGTCAAAGCCTGGTGACCGTGCGGTACTACAATCGGCATGCACGTGCTGTCGCGCTCAAGTTAGGTGAGGGCGTCAAGCAGGCGATCAAGATACTGGTCAGATAG
- the xrtW gene encoding exosortase W — protein MENSLVNTPESVSASESLRPFARAKARWFGDYPFLLRTIGLSVLLVLLCAPIFGDLWNLWWNRYGFSHGFLVPLVSLYLASLQWPTLRQIPIEPAFVPGWLWLVVATVLLLASEVAGVMTTGSLALILVLAGLVLLLCGYAYLKVLAFPLAYLVFMTPVLDGLTEPLVWPFQLLTANMSVAILQALGIPVLLENSTSIILPTVTLEVVRECSGAGLLIAVLAIGLPLASLTLEAWWSRITLVLSSVVIAIVANWVRVAVMGIYAQAGGKDLHGPYHILQGLFVDWVAFGFLFVGAWLLGKVEYAAPPPSSQRDEKGSVSGPASHGRALNRAWWLACVTIATATLALYSLDRGTTGLKKELTTFPTVIGEWVIDHQPNDESLVGIPDADESLARTYRAPDGRRVNLYVAYTNTQRQGKELVGMETAPLHEKANAIALRVGEGVVPANRTVLEKSRRSIPAVFWYHINGRSYAGRTQAKLATIEQAFLRGRTDGALVLVSAEPRSGGSEEPWKAQEEFAAAAFPLMRESFP, from the coding sequence ATGGAAAACTCGCTCGTCAATACGCCTGAGTCCGTGAGCGCCTCGGAGTCATTGCGTCCTTTCGCGCGCGCGAAGGCGAGATGGTTCGGCGATTATCCATTCCTGTTGCGAACCATTGGACTCAGCGTTCTCCTCGTCCTGCTCTGCGCTCCCATCTTCGGCGACCTCTGGAACTTGTGGTGGAACCGGTACGGCTTTTCGCATGGATTCCTGGTGCCGCTTGTCAGCCTCTATCTCGCCTCGCTGCAATGGCCCACGCTGAGGCAGATCCCCATTGAACCGGCATTCGTGCCAGGATGGCTCTGGCTGGTGGTCGCGACAGTTTTGCTCTTGGCGAGCGAAGTTGCCGGTGTCATGACGACCGGGAGCCTGGCCCTGATTCTGGTTCTCGCAGGGCTTGTGCTGCTTCTCTGCGGCTATGCCTATCTGAAAGTGCTGGCATTTCCGCTGGCCTATTTGGTCTTCATGACGCCTGTTCTCGACGGCTTGACCGAGCCACTTGTCTGGCCCTTTCAACTCCTGACCGCGAACATGTCGGTGGCCATCTTGCAGGCGCTCGGCATTCCTGTGTTGCTGGAGAACAGTACCTCCATCATCCTTCCCACTGTCACGTTGGAAGTGGTGCGGGAATGTAGCGGGGCTGGATTGCTCATCGCCGTCTTGGCCATCGGATTGCCGCTTGCCTCCCTCACGTTGGAGGCTTGGTGGAGCCGGATCACCCTGGTGCTGTCGTCAGTCGTGATTGCGATCGTGGCGAATTGGGTGCGCGTGGCAGTCATGGGGATCTACGCTCAGGCTGGGGGGAAAGATCTTCACGGGCCGTATCACATACTGCAGGGATTGTTTGTTGATTGGGTCGCGTTTGGGTTTCTGTTTGTCGGGGCCTGGCTGCTGGGCAAGGTGGAATATGCCGCGCCGCCGCCGTCGTCGCAAAGGGACGAGAAGGGAAGTGTGTCTGGACCGGCCTCTCATGGTCGGGCCTTGAATCGCGCCTGGTGGCTGGCCTGCGTCACCATTGCAACTGCGACGCTTGCTCTGTACTCCCTTGATCGCGGGACAACAGGACTGAAGAAAGAGCTGACAACATTCCCGACTGTCATCGGCGAGTGGGTCATCGACCACCAGCCGAACGATGAATCACTCGTGGGCATACCGGATGCTGACGAATCCCTTGCGCGGACCTATCGAGCGCCGGACGGCCGAAGAGTGAATCTGTACGTTGCCTATACGAACACGCAACGTCAGGGGAAAGAACTGGTGGGGATGGAAACTGCTCCGCTTCATGAGAAGGCCAACGCCATAGCGTTGCGGGTCGGGGAGGGAGTGGTCCCGGCGAATCGCACCGTTCTGGAAAAGAGCCGCCGGTCCATCCCGGCCGTGTTTTGGTATCACATCAATGGCAGGAGTTACGCGGGTCGTACTCAGGCGAAACTTGCGACGATCGAACAAGCTTTTCTCCGTGGGCGGACTGATGGCGCGCTGGTACTGGTGTCCGCTGAGCCTCGAAGCGGGGGGAGCGAAGAACCCTGGAAGGCGCAGGAAGAGTTTGCCGCGGCCGCCTTCCCTCTGATGCGAGAGTCTTTCCCATGA
- a CDS encoding tetratricopeptide repeat protein, which produces MARWLLRVYVIGFCAFLVSCSEAPSERAAKHESRGDGYVQQEKFREAVIEYKNAARATPDNPSIHWKLAKAASQVGDPSTIFTSLSRVVQLDPTDFDARWSLGDFYLAAGKTDEAAKLAESLLAARPQHPAGYLLRAGLALGADRVADAIGLLKQASELDPTMVRPLLALGNIYFAQQELKQAAEWYDRALRVAPSSADVRVARGHFLFATGTPEEGRKEFHKAVELSPDQEHVRLVLADRYAALGRRDEAERELSGLVADMNSHKARKALAELKLTAGQVAETKPLVSAILEADEHDPVGIYLKGRIALAENDVPLAVGLFEEAIGRNAALSGPYLYLGLARLAQGRVDSAQEALREAIRLQPDNEAAHLALAKLNLAQQKQAEAEKEAWQALRLNPANLEAAVLYGDAFVLGKNYAKAEEVYGAIVRQLPGQPIGYVKMATLRKVQGQSAEAAQLFSQALSHVPNDLVILQDYLVALVESKQEPRADAVLKAYLSKASRDPNLWRLAGRLYAFQRKTEQAEKAFRKAVELAPDVALVHYELGQLYLSERKLPAAESAFQAALKRDETNSEVHTALGLVLTAQGRVDPANTHYRRAVQLDRHNAVAANNLAASLTEQQEFDDALGLALAAHDRAPSNPGIQDTLGWVYYKKNRFEDAHRLLAEASAALPQHPTVRYHHAMSLSKIGKQEEALSELKKALLLPGHFPESDRAARMVAANKVED; this is translated from the coding sequence ATGGCTAGATGGCTGTTGCGTGTGTATGTCATTGGCTTTTGTGCCTTCCTGGTCTCGTGCTCCGAGGCTCCGTCAGAACGAGCCGCCAAACACGAAAGCCGCGGTGACGGGTACGTTCAGCAGGAGAAGTTCCGCGAGGCGGTGATCGAATATAAGAACGCCGCGCGCGCGACTCCGGATAATCCTTCTATCCACTGGAAGCTCGCGAAGGCGGCTTCTCAGGTGGGCGATCCTTCCACGATCTTCACCTCCCTCAGTCGGGTCGTGCAACTTGACCCGACTGATTTCGATGCCCGATGGTCCCTCGGCGATTTCTATCTGGCCGCAGGTAAAACCGACGAAGCCGCGAAGCTCGCTGAGAGCCTCCTCGCTGCGCGTCCTCAACACCCCGCCGGCTATCTCCTCCGTGCTGGTCTCGCCCTGGGGGCAGATCGGGTCGCGGATGCGATCGGGCTGCTGAAGCAAGCATCCGAGCTCGATCCCACGATGGTGCGGCCACTTCTCGCTCTCGGGAACATCTACTTTGCGCAGCAGGAGCTGAAGCAGGCTGCCGAGTGGTACGACCGAGCGCTTAGGGTGGCTCCTAGTTCTGCGGATGTGCGTGTTGCGCGGGGGCATTTCCTGTTTGCGACAGGAACTCCTGAGGAAGGGCGAAAGGAGTTTCACAAGGCGGTCGAGCTGAGTCCGGATCAGGAGCATGTCCGGCTCGTGCTCGCGGATCGCTATGCCGCGCTTGGTCGACGGGACGAGGCCGAGCGCGAGTTGTCCGGTCTCGTTGCCGACATGAACTCCCACAAGGCCCGCAAGGCCCTCGCTGAGTTGAAGCTCACCGCTGGTCAGGTGGCAGAGACGAAACCCCTCGTGAGCGCCATTCTCGAAGCAGACGAACATGACCCGGTCGGCATCTATCTCAAGGGGCGCATCGCGCTAGCGGAGAATGATGTGCCCCTAGCAGTCGGCCTGTTCGAAGAGGCCATTGGCCGGAATGCGGCTCTTTCCGGCCCTTATCTCTATTTGGGGCTGGCCCGTTTGGCGCAGGGCCGGGTGGATTCTGCACAAGAAGCACTCCGCGAGGCAATCCGGCTTCAGCCCGATAACGAGGCCGCACACCTCGCTCTCGCCAAACTGAATCTTGCGCAACAAAAGCAGGCTGAGGCGGAAAAAGAGGCGTGGCAGGCGTTGCGATTGAACCCTGCCAACCTGGAAGCTGCCGTGTTATATGGCGATGCGTTCGTCTTGGGGAAAAACTATGCCAAGGCCGAAGAGGTGTATGGCGCGATCGTCAGGCAGCTTCCTGGTCAACCGATTGGCTATGTGAAGATGGCAACTCTCCGAAAAGTGCAGGGGCAGTCGGCCGAGGCCGCGCAGCTCTTCTCCCAAGCCCTTTCGCACGTGCCAAATGATCTGGTCATTCTGCAGGACTACCTCGTGGCACTTGTGGAGTCGAAGCAGGAGCCACGAGCAGATGCGGTTCTTAAGGCGTACCTCTCAAAAGCCTCGCGTGATCCGAACCTCTGGAGACTCGCGGGGCGGCTGTACGCCTTTCAGCGCAAGACGGAGCAGGCGGAGAAGGCCTTCCGGAAGGCGGTCGAACTCGCGCCGGATGTTGCACTGGTCCACTACGAGCTGGGCCAATTGTATCTCTCGGAGCGTAAGCTGCCTGCGGCGGAGTCGGCGTTTCAGGCTGCCCTCAAGAGGGACGAGACCAATTCTGAGGTCCATACAGCGTTGGGTCTGGTGCTGACAGCCCAGGGGCGGGTCGATCCGGCGAATACACACTATCGACGAGCCGTTCAACTTGATCGACACAACGCAGTGGCTGCCAACAATCTTGCGGCCAGCCTGACCGAACAGCAGGAATTTGACGATGCGCTGGGGTTGGCCCTGGCCGCCCATGATCGGGCTCCATCGAATCCAGGTATTCAGGACACGCTCGGGTGGGTCTATTACAAGAAAAACCGGTTTGAGGATGCCCATCGACTGCTCGCCGAAGCCTCGGCGGCGCTTCCGCAGCATCCGACTGTGCGGTACCACCACGCGATGTCGCTCTCGAAGATCGGAAAGCAGGAGGAGGCTCTGTCCGAGTTGAAGAAGGCCCTGCTGCTTCCCGGCCATTTCCCGGAATCGGACCGGGCGGCCCGGATGGTGGCGGCGAATAAGGTCGAAGACTAG